The following are from one region of the Erwinia billingiae Eb661 genome:
- a CDS encoding glycosyltransferase family 25 protein, with protein MESPIRIFVINLKSSVTRRESLQRRLDELNLTAEFIEAVNGHNLSESELAEHTLPVNYAYMKGEVGCALSHQLIYKKMVAGNIATALILEDDVYLPDNLPVILSQIKLTAHLPEVTLLSRVNKFCNRNHRILTPDYTLHPVHQATTAHGYVITRQAAANLLAALYPIWMVADKWRLFEDYGWIKVNAIVPALVTLSAASSDSTINSQKGSEEVNNKKKALWEELMRKRPLRVKAKCRLRRALVPLIYGVTDQKKGP; from the coding sequence ATGGAAAGCCCAATCCGCATTTTTGTCATCAATTTAAAATCCTCAGTCACCAGGCGTGAATCCCTGCAAAGGCGTCTTGATGAGCTGAATCTGACGGCTGAGTTTATTGAGGCGGTCAATGGCCACAACCTCAGTGAAAGTGAGTTAGCTGAACATACCCTTCCCGTAAACTACGCTTATATGAAAGGTGAAGTCGGTTGTGCTCTGAGCCACCAACTAATTTATAAAAAAATGGTCGCTGGCAATATTGCTACGGCGCTAATTCTTGAAGACGATGTATACCTCCCTGATAATTTGCCAGTTATACTTTCTCAAATTAAACTCACAGCTCATCTACCTGAAGTTACCCTGTTAAGCAGAGTAAACAAGTTCTGCAACCGAAATCACCGCATCCTCACGCCAGACTACACATTGCACCCTGTTCATCAAGCGACGACGGCTCACGGCTATGTGATCACCAGACAAGCGGCAGCTAATCTACTCGCAGCACTCTATCCCATTTGGATGGTAGCGGATAAATGGAGGCTGTTTGAAGACTATGGCTGGATCAAAGTGAATGCTATCGTCCCCGCCCTTGTAACCCTGAGCGCTGCTTCTTCAGATTCAACGATTAATAGTCAGAAAGGCTCTGAAGAAGTTAACAATAAGAAAAAAGCCTTGTGGGAAGAGCTAATGCGAAAAAGGCCTTTGCGAGTGAAAGCAAAATGTCGTCTGCGCCGGGCTTTGGTACCGCTAATTTATGGTGTAACCGATCAAAAGAAAGGTCCCTAA
- a CDS encoding YejL family protein has product MPQSSRYSDDRVEKLLAELAHVLEKDKAPTDLSLMVLGNMVTNLLNTSVAPAQRRSLARSFAEALQASVRDDKAH; this is encoded by the coding sequence ATGCCACAATCATCTCGCTACAGTGACGACCGCGTGGAGAAACTCCTCGCTGAACTGGCCCATGTACTTGAAAAAGACAAGGCCCCGACCGATCTTTCCCTGATGGTACTGGGAAATATGGTCACCAATTTGTTAAATACCAGCGTGGCACCGGCTCAACGCCGCTCGCTGGCACGCTCGTTCGCCGAGGCCTTACAGGCTTCCGTGCGCGATGATAAAGCCCATTAA
- the yejM gene encoding LPS biosynthesis-modulating metalloenzyme YejM translates to MVTNRQRYREKVSQMISWGHWFALFNIIFAFILGSRYLFVSDWPASLAGRIYAFTSWMGHFSFIVFAAYLLIVFPLTFVVMSQRLLRFLSAIIATAGLTLILIDSAVFNRFHLHLNPVVWELVVNPDQTEMARDWQLMFISVPAIFLVEMLFATWSWQKLRSLNRRSFGKPLAVLFIVAFFTSHLMYIWADANFYRPITMQRSNLPLSYPMTARRFLEKHGLLDAQEYQRRLVQQGNPEAVSVAYPLNDITFRDKGTGSNLLIITVDGLNESTIAKSLPHLAQFAQQNVRFTQHYSSGNNADSGLFGLFYGISASYMDGVLSNRVPSALVDSLGKQGYQFGLFAADGFASPLYRQALLADYSLPPSQPQSNAQTTAQWQRWLEGQKSQSSPWFSYLSLDGNDTPDNGGKNIARRYNRTAADVDKQIQQVLTTLQEKGLLDKTVVVITAEHGVALDGDDSLGNRANLQVPLIVHWPNTPAQQVDKLTDHQDIMTTLMQRLLHVSTPAADYSQGEDLFAAQRRHDWVASTNERQLVITTPDVTLVLDNSGSYTAWDKNGHRLKDHKPQLGLLLQVLTEEKRFIAN, encoded by the coding sequence ATGGTAACCAATCGGCAGCGCTACCGAGAGAAAGTCTCCCAGATGATTAGCTGGGGGCACTGGTTCGCCCTCTTTAATATCATCTTTGCCTTTATTCTTGGCAGCCGTTACCTGTTTGTCTCCGACTGGCCAGCCTCGCTGGCCGGGCGCATTTATGCGTTCACCAGTTGGATGGGTCACTTCAGCTTTATCGTTTTTGCCGCCTATCTGCTGATCGTCTTCCCGCTCACCTTTGTGGTGATGTCCCAGAGGTTGCTGCGCTTCCTTTCGGCCATTATCGCCACGGCTGGCCTGACGCTGATCCTGATCGACAGTGCCGTCTTTAACCGCTTCCACCTGCACCTTAATCCGGTGGTGTGGGAGCTGGTGGTCAATCCCGATCAGACCGAGATGGCACGTGACTGGCAGCTGATGTTTATCAGCGTGCCGGCTATTTTCCTGGTAGAGATGCTGTTTGCCACCTGGAGCTGGCAGAAGCTGCGCAGCCTTAACCGGCGCAGTTTCGGTAAGCCGCTGGCGGTGCTGTTTATTGTGGCGTTCTTTACCAGCCACCTGATGTATATCTGGGCTGACGCCAACTTCTATCGCCCGATTACCATGCAGCGTTCCAATCTGCCTTTATCCTATCCAATGACCGCGCGTCGCTTCCTTGAGAAGCACGGTCTGCTGGATGCTCAGGAGTATCAGCGCCGGCTGGTGCAACAGGGTAATCCTGAAGCGGTGTCCGTGGCCTATCCGCTGAACGACATCACCTTCCGCGATAAGGGCACCGGCAGTAATTTACTGATTATCACCGTCGACGGTTTGAATGAGTCGACGATAGCCAAATCGCTGCCGCATCTGGCGCAATTTGCTCAGCAGAACGTCCGCTTCACGCAGCATTACAGCTCCGGCAACAATGCAGACAGTGGATTATTTGGCCTGTTTTACGGTATTTCCGCCAGCTATATGGACGGCGTGCTCTCCAACCGCGTTCCTTCTGCGCTGGTGGATTCACTGGGCAAACAGGGCTATCAGTTTGGCCTGTTTGCTGCGGATGGCTTTGCCTCACCGTTATACCGTCAGGCGCTGTTAGCGGATTATTCATTGCCGCCTTCGCAGCCGCAGTCCAATGCGCAAACCACCGCGCAATGGCAACGCTGGCTTGAAGGACAGAAATCACAAAGCTCGCCGTGGTTCTCCTATCTTTCGCTGGATGGCAACGACACCCCGGACAATGGCGGCAAGAATATTGCCCGCCGCTATAACCGCACTGCGGCCGATGTGGACAAGCAAATCCAGCAAGTGCTGACCACGCTGCAGGAGAAAGGCCTGCTGGATAAAACCGTGGTGGTGATCACCGCCGAGCATGGCGTGGCGTTAGATGGCGATGACAGTCTGGGCAATCGCGCAAATCTTCAGGTGCCGTTGATTGTTCACTGGCCGAATACGCCAGCGCAGCAGGTGGACAAGCTGACCGACCATCAGGATATTATGACCACGCTGATGCAGCGCCTGTTGCATGTCAGCACCCCTGCGGCTGACTATTCTCAGGGTGAAGATCTGTTCGCAGCGCAGCGCCGCCATGACTGGGTAGCCAGCACCAACGAGCGCCAGTTGGTGATCACCACCCCTGACGTGACGCTGGTGTTGGATAACAGCGGTAGCTACACCGCGTGGGATAAGAATGGTCATCGCCTGAAAGACCATAAACCTCAGTTGGGCCTGCTGCTGCAGGTACTGACAGAAGAGAAGCGGTTTATCGCTAACTGA